One genomic region from Solwaraspora sp. WMMD792 encodes:
- a CDS encoding GlsB/YeaQ/YmgE family stress response membrane protein, producing MIGTILWALVAGAIIGALGRLLLPGRQNISVWLTIGVGIAAALLGGVIAAWLGIGETAGIDWLRHAIQVALAVFFVWIAARVAGHRPTDAPGRATR from the coding sequence ATGATCGGCACCATCTTGTGGGCGCTCGTCGCTGGCGCGATCATCGGCGCTCTGGGACGTCTGCTGCTACCCGGCCGGCAGAACATCTCAGTCTGGCTGACCATCGGGGTCGGAATCGCCGCCGCCCTGCTCGGCGGGGTGATCGCCGCCTGGCTGGGCATCGGCGAGACCGCCGGGATCGACTGGCTGCGACACGCGATCCAGGTCGCGCTGGCGGTGTTCTTCGTCTGGATCGCCGCGCGGGTGGCCGGCCACCGGCCGACCGACGCCCCGGGGCGCGCTACCCGCTGA
- a CDS encoding 3-deoxy-7-phosphoheptulonate synthase, with the protein MSTSIGRVADQRIDRVVPLTTPALLHHELPLDDQLTARVLDGRRAVAGVLDGQDDRLLVVVGPCSVHDPAAALEYAHLLAAAAERHADDLLIVMRVYFEKPRSTVGWKGLINDPGLDGSGDVNSGLRIARSLLLEVLRAGLPVGCEFLDPITPQYIADAVAWGAIGARTVESQVHRQLSSGLSMPIGMKNRPDGSVATAVDAIRAAAVPHVFPGIDMSGTPAILHTRGNADCHLVLRGGAGEPNYDAESVAAALDLLRAAGLPQRLVIDASHGNSGKDHRRQPLVVEDVAGQLGAGQRGIVGVMLESFLVAGRQDLDPTRELVHGQSITDACLGWDQTAQVLGRLAKAVGDRRAALAAAQR; encoded by the coding sequence ATGAGCACCTCCATCGGACGCGTCGCCGATCAGCGCATCGACCGGGTCGTCCCGCTCACCACCCCGGCCCTGCTGCACCACGAGCTGCCCCTCGACGACCAGCTCACCGCGCGGGTGCTGGACGGCCGACGAGCCGTCGCCGGCGTGCTCGACGGACAGGACGACCGGCTGCTGGTCGTGGTCGGCCCATGTTCGGTGCACGACCCGGCCGCCGCCCTTGAGTACGCGCACCTGCTCGCCGCGGCCGCCGAACGGCACGCCGACGACCTGTTGATCGTGATGCGGGTGTACTTCGAGAAGCCGCGGTCGACGGTCGGCTGGAAAGGTCTGATCAACGACCCGGGCCTGGACGGCTCCGGGGACGTCAACTCCGGGCTGCGGATCGCCCGCTCGCTACTGCTCGAGGTGCTGCGGGCCGGGCTGCCGGTGGGCTGCGAGTTCCTCGACCCGATCACCCCGCAGTACATCGCCGACGCGGTGGCCTGGGGGGCGATCGGCGCCCGCACCGTCGAGAGCCAGGTCCACCGGCAGCTGTCCTCCGGGCTGTCCATGCCGATCGGCATGAAGAACCGCCCGGACGGCAGCGTCGCCACCGCGGTGGACGCCATCCGGGCCGCCGCCGTGCCGCACGTCTTCCCCGGCATCGACATGTCCGGGACGCCGGCGATCCTGCACACCCGGGGCAACGCCGACTGCCATCTGGTGTTGCGCGGCGGTGCCGGTGAGCCCAACTACGACGCCGAGTCGGTGGCCGCCGCGCTGGACCTGCTGCGGGCCGCCGGACTGCCGCAGCGGCTGGTCATCGACGCCAGCCACGGCAACAGCGGCAAGGACCACCGCCGGCAGCCGCTGGTCGTCGAGGACGTCGCCGGGCAGCTCGGCGCCGGGCAACGGGGCATCGTCGGGGTGATGCTGGAGTCGTTCCTGGTGGCCGGCCGGCAGGATCTGGACCCGACCAGGGAACTGGTGCACGGACAGTCGATCACCGACGCCTGCCTGGGTTGGGACCAGACCGCCCAGGTCCTTGGGCGGCTGGCGAAGGCGGTCGGGGACCGCCGGGCGGCGCTGGCCGCCGCGCAGCGGTAG